In Isoptericola jiangsuensis, the following proteins share a genomic window:
- a CDS encoding phosphomannomutase/phosphoglucomutase — protein sequence MTDLTGLVKAYDVRGTVPDQLSPAVARALGEAYARVVVLPEGARRVVVGRDMRDSGPELVAAFSDGVRATGVDVVDVGQCSTDGLYFASGHLDAPGAMFTASHNPAVYNGIKLCRAGARPVGQDTGLADVRRLAEELLDGAPSTSADEPGSLTERDLLADYAGFLRGLVDLSGIRPLKVVVDAGNGMAGLTAPAVLGTAAGLPALPLEVVPLYFELDGTFPNHEANPLEPANLLDLQAAVVAHEADLGLAFDGDADRCFVVDERGAAVSPSAVTALVGLREIAKEQAAGRPATVIHNLITSRAVPDLLGATDATLVRTRVGHSFIKAEMASHDAVFGGEHSAHYYFRDFWFADTGMLAALHVLAALGEQQHPASALAEMYTPYVASGEINSTVADAAATTARVRDTYAAAYPDAVIDTLDGLTVAHWDGQHPQWWFNLRASNTEPLLRLNVEAADADIMTKLRDDVLSLVRGEDA from the coding sequence GTGACCGACCTGACCGGCCTCGTCAAGGCCTACGACGTGCGGGGCACCGTCCCCGACCAGCTCTCGCCGGCCGTGGCCCGCGCGCTCGGCGAGGCGTACGCCCGCGTGGTCGTGCTCCCCGAGGGCGCCCGCCGGGTCGTCGTCGGGCGGGACATGCGCGACTCGGGCCCCGAGCTCGTCGCGGCGTTCTCCGACGGCGTCCGCGCCACCGGCGTCGACGTGGTCGACGTCGGGCAGTGCTCGACCGACGGCCTGTACTTCGCCTCCGGGCACCTGGACGCGCCCGGCGCGATGTTCACCGCCTCGCACAACCCGGCCGTCTACAACGGGATCAAGCTGTGCCGCGCGGGTGCCCGCCCCGTCGGGCAGGACACCGGCCTCGCCGACGTGCGACGCCTCGCCGAGGAGCTCCTCGACGGCGCGCCGTCGACGAGCGCGGACGAGCCCGGCTCGCTCACCGAGCGCGACCTGCTGGCCGACTACGCGGGGTTCCTGCGCGGCCTGGTCGACCTGTCCGGCATCCGCCCCCTGAAGGTCGTCGTGGACGCCGGCAACGGCATGGCGGGCCTCACCGCCCCGGCGGTGCTCGGCACCGCCGCCGGGCTGCCCGCCCTTCCGCTCGAGGTCGTGCCGCTGTACTTCGAGCTCGACGGGACCTTCCCGAACCACGAGGCGAACCCGCTGGAGCCCGCGAACCTGCTCGACCTGCAGGCCGCCGTCGTCGCGCACGAGGCCGACCTCGGGCTCGCGTTCGACGGCGACGCCGACCGCTGCTTCGTCGTCGACGAGCGGGGGGCCGCCGTGTCCCCGTCCGCCGTCACCGCCCTGGTCGGGCTGCGCGAGATCGCCAAGGAGCAGGCCGCGGGCCGCCCCGCCACGGTGATCCACAACCTCATCACCTCCCGGGCCGTGCCGGACCTGCTCGGCGCCACCGACGCGACCCTCGTGCGCACCCGGGTCGGCCACTCGTTCATCAAGGCCGAGATGGCGTCCCACGACGCCGTGTTCGGCGGCGAGCACTCCGCGCACTACTACTTCCGCGACTTCTGGTTCGCCGACACCGGCATGCTCGCGGCGCTGCACGTGCTCGCGGCGCTCGGCGAGCAGCAGCACCCCGCGTCCGCGCTCGCCGAGATGTACACGCCGTACGTCGCGTCCGGCGAGATCAACTCGACCGTGGCGGACGCCGCCGCCACGACCGCCCGCGTGCGCGACACCTACGCGGCGGCGTACCCCGACGCCGTGATCGACACCCTCGACGGGCTCACCGTCGCCCACTGGGACGGCCAGCACCCCCAGTGGTGGTTCAACCTGCGCGCCTCCAACACGGAGCCGCTGCTGCGGCTCAACGTCGAGGCCGCCGACGCCGACATCATGACCAAGCTGCGCGACGACGTGCTGTCGCTGGTCCGAGGAGAGGACGCATGA
- a CDS encoding DUF3499 domain-containing protein, with protein sequence MRSVRQCSRTACTQAAVATLTYVYADSTAVLGPLAQRAEPHSYDLCSVHAARLTAPRGWEVVRLQPEFDTPPPSKDDLSALAEAVREAGRGGRQVAAPEPDGVTETARRGHLRVLRGDPD encoded by the coding sequence GTGAGATCGGTCCGGCAGTGCTCGCGCACGGCATGCACCCAGGCAGCCGTCGCGACGCTCACCTACGTCTACGCGGACTCCACCGCGGTGCTCGGCCCCCTGGCGCAACGGGCCGAGCCGCACAGCTACGACCTGTGCTCCGTCCATGCGGCACGCCTCACGGCGCCCCGGGGCTGGGAGGTCGTGCGCCTGCAGCCCGAGTTCGACACCCCGCCCCCGTCGAAGGACGACCTGTCGGCGCTGGCGGAAGCCGTGCGCGAGGCCGGTCGCGGGGGGCGGCAGGTCGCCGCCCCCGAGCCCGACGGCGTCACCGAGACGGCCCGCCGCGGCCACCTGCGGGTGCTGCGCGGCGACCCCGACTGA
- a CDS encoding glycosyltransferase, translated as MHLAQRLILSGRSERRALCVEDGAGVLTEGRLDLPAGTEQGLGTYLNGFPAAYWARWTGATRARLTVTGTGGATVRVLRSGVHGSTVEVGSAPLGEPVDADLTGMRDGGWLWARVEAHDDVVVTGGDWDVDVAPRREGTVVVSITTMDKPEYCVATLAVLAGSAELAASDVTVQVVDQGGRTVREHEGFAAVAAALGDRLRVVEQANLGGSGGFSRGMADTLAAGADAVLICDDDVEVEPESMLRAVRLHRAAVDPVVVGGHMLDLARPTVLNSWAEVVHRRTFNWGPPAMDQQWHDLAGGLTATPWLHRRGESEFNGWWMCLIPAAVLREVGLSLPLFLKWDDAEFGLRAAAAGVPTVSLPGFCLWHVAWTEKDDSVEWQAYLHVRNRVITALLHADGPHLLPAALLATDLKLLLAMRYYPVDLHVRALREVLGGPGRLHRELGTLVGSVRGVGARHPETVRHTAGDPVFDAVVRPGAPLPATDGSAKPGGAAALAGFVARGVLRTLRPVPAAARRTPAAVLTRDAAGWWQVPAHDSVLVLDAAGTTGVWLRRDARTFWRLAAATVGAHLRLALRWRSLARTWRAAAPGLVDPETWRASFGPTGGH; from the coding sequence GTGCACCTCGCCCAACGTCTGATCCTGTCCGGCCGGTCCGAGCGCCGTGCCCTGTGCGTCGAGGACGGCGCCGGGGTGCTCACCGAGGGGCGCCTGGACCTGCCCGCGGGCACCGAGCAGGGCCTCGGGACGTACCTCAACGGCTTCCCGGCCGCCTACTGGGCGCGCTGGACCGGCGCGACCCGCGCCCGGCTGACCGTGACCGGGACGGGTGGCGCGACCGTGCGGGTGCTGCGCTCCGGCGTCCACGGCAGCACGGTCGAGGTGGGCAGCGCCCCGCTCGGCGAGCCGGTCGACGCGGACCTCACCGGGATGCGGGACGGCGGCTGGTTGTGGGCCCGCGTGGAGGCGCACGACGACGTCGTCGTCACGGGCGGCGACTGGGACGTCGACGTGGCGCCCCGGCGCGAGGGCACCGTGGTGGTGTCGATCACGACGATGGACAAGCCGGAGTACTGCGTGGCGACGCTGGCCGTGCTCGCCGGGTCGGCGGAGCTCGCGGCGTCGGACGTCACCGTGCAGGTGGTCGACCAGGGCGGCCGCACGGTCCGGGAGCACGAGGGCTTCGCTGCGGTCGCCGCCGCGCTCGGGGACCGGCTGCGCGTCGTCGAGCAGGCCAACCTGGGCGGCTCGGGCGGGTTCTCCCGCGGCATGGCGGACACGCTCGCCGCGGGGGCGGACGCCGTGCTCATCTGCGACGACGACGTCGAGGTGGAGCCGGAGTCGATGCTGCGGGCCGTGCGGCTGCACCGGGCGGCCGTCGACCCGGTGGTGGTCGGGGGGCACATGCTCGACCTGGCGCGCCCGACGGTGCTGAACTCCTGGGCCGAGGTGGTGCACCGGCGCACCTTCAACTGGGGCCCGCCCGCGATGGACCAGCAGTGGCACGACCTGGCGGGCGGGCTGACGGCCACGCCGTGGCTGCACCGTCGCGGCGAGTCCGAGTTCAACGGCTGGTGGATGTGCCTGATCCCCGCGGCCGTGCTGCGCGAGGTCGGCCTCAGCCTGCCGCTGTTCCTCAAGTGGGACGACGCCGAGTTCGGGCTGCGCGCCGCCGCCGCGGGCGTGCCCACGGTGTCGCTGCCCGGGTTCTGCCTGTGGCACGTCGCGTGGACCGAGAAGGACGACTCCGTGGAGTGGCAGGCGTACCTGCACGTCCGCAACCGCGTGATCACGGCGCTGCTGCACGCCGACGGCCCGCACCTGCTGCCCGCGGCGCTGCTCGCCACCGATCTCAAGCTCCTCCTGGCCATGCGCTACTACCCGGTGGACCTGCACGTGCGGGCGCTGCGCGAGGTGCTCGGCGGTCCGGGCCGCCTGCACCGCGAGCTCGGCACGCTGGTGGGGTCCGTACGCGGCGTGGGCGCCCGCCACCCGGAGACGGTGCGGCACACCGCCGGCGACCCCGTGTTCGACGCGGTCGTGCGTCCGGGCGCACCGCTGCCCGCGACCGACGGGTCCGCCAAGCCGGGGGGCGCGGCCGCGCTGGCCGGGTTCGTGGCCCGCGGCGTGCTGCGCACCCTGCGGCCCGTGCCCGCCGCCGCCCGGCGCACCCCGGCGGCCGTGCTGACCCGCGACGCCGCCGGGTGGTGGCAGGTGCCCGCCCACGACTCCGTGCTCGTGCTCGACGCCGCCGGGACCACCGGGGTGTGGCTGCGCCGCGACGCCCGCACGTTCTGGCGCCTGGCCGCCGCGACGGTCGGGGCGCACCTGCGCCTCGCGCTGCGCTGGCGGTCGCTGGCCCGCACCTGGCGGGCCGCCGCGCCCGGCCTGGTGGACCCGGAGACCTGGCGGGCGTCCTTCGGCCCGACCGGCGGCCACTAG
- a CDS encoding glycosyltransferase family 2 protein yields the protein MIVPAKDASDYVADALTSLGRQVDEPRELQVVVVDDGSTDGTGDIVDSFRDRLADLVVLRNDRPHGLAAARNQGADAAAGRWLTFLDADDWMAPRRLPALVAACRRLGCAWVRTDHTTVNGRHRVRRQAPEGLRGVALDPRDSIVPAAEITMVDYPYAWAGIFDRALKTDGLLDFVDGLHTAEDRPWIWNLHLNGPRYAVVDAPSICYRRGVSTSLTQVYDSRQLDFARAFGVARDVLMDDAESARFLPKLVRTIVAVTMHHYRNSSRMAPGVYADFLAVSSALLKSLPVDLVVRQAASGPPERTALVDGLLGPDWAALPVPTLDDLEATGSAA from the coding sequence GTGATCGTCCCCGCCAAGGACGCGAGCGACTACGTGGCAGACGCCCTGACGAGCCTCGGCCGACAGGTCGACGAACCACGCGAGCTGCAGGTGGTCGTGGTCGACGACGGCTCGACCGACGGCACGGGGGACATCGTCGACTCGTTCCGCGACCGACTTGCCGACCTCGTGGTGCTGCGTAACGACAGGCCGCACGGCCTGGCGGCCGCTCGGAACCAGGGGGCGGACGCCGCGGCAGGTCGTTGGCTGACCTTTCTCGACGCCGACGACTGGATGGCGCCACGCCGACTCCCGGCCCTCGTCGCCGCGTGCCGACGGCTGGGGTGCGCCTGGGTGCGGACGGACCACACGACCGTGAACGGTCGTCACCGTGTTCGGCGCCAGGCCCCGGAAGGGCTGCGCGGGGTCGCTCTCGACCCCCGCGACTCGATCGTGCCGGCGGCGGAGATCACGATGGTGGACTATCCCTACGCCTGGGCCGGGATCTTCGACCGTGCGCTGAAGACCGACGGGCTGCTCGACTTCGTCGACGGTCTGCACACGGCCGAGGACCGACCCTGGATCTGGAACCTGCACCTCAACGGCCCCCGCTACGCCGTGGTCGATGCGCCGAGCATCTGCTACCGACGGGGGGTGAGCACGTCCCTCACCCAGGTCTACGACTCCCGGCAGCTGGACTTCGCCCGAGCGTTCGGCGTTGCGCGCGACGTCCTGATGGACGATGCCGAGTCCGCCAGATTCCTGCCCAAGCTGGTCCGCACGATCGTGGCCGTGACCATGCACCACTACCGCAACTCGTCGCGGATGGCGCCGGGTGTCTACGCGGACTTCCTCGCCGTGTCGAGCGCACTGTTGAAGTCGTTGCCCGTCGATCTCGTCGTGCGCCAGGCGGCTTCCGGGCCACCGGAACGGACAGCGCTCGTGGACGGCTTGCTCGGGCCCGACTGGGCCGCGCTCCCCGTGCCCACGCTCGACGATCTCGAGGCGACGGGTTCGGCCGCATGA
- a CDS encoding SpoIID/LytB domain-containing protein, giving the protein MEHRRLHRALAGAVALLVAAAGGLAVAAPASAAVPDDFTVTGSGYGHGVGMSQFGAYELAREGRSAVKILRHYYSGSKVPYTSTPKRVRVQVYGPDPYGYSGYGDSGRTTITVSGGDWRVRVPGKGTVAQGSGTKTLKVRIGAKGNVRVRVDDRTHVAPKVRIQWSGTTYWRPSGRTAVATVVGTHGSYKNGRLTIQGRSGTPNITNDVLLNTEYLYGIAEMPSSWGLNGGDRALRAQAVTARSYALSKIASVRTACDCHVVDDVRDQNYAGWRKEAEGTGGRYGAAWKKAVDATTRDTTTARVLQVGGRPVAAHYFSSSGGRTANSEDVWSSALSYERSVADPYSLRAPGNSYRSWTRTITQAKARQLFGLQNVASIKVTRTWSSGQMRTLTATQPDGTTATLTGKADQMRAWVGRATTRGSLPAAWVSRISG; this is encoded by the coding sequence GTGGAACACCGAAGACTGCACCGAGCCCTCGCGGGCGCCGTCGCCCTGCTGGTCGCGGCCGCCGGAGGGCTCGCCGTCGCGGCCCCGGCGTCCGCGGCCGTGCCGGACGACTTCACCGTCACCGGGTCCGGCTACGGGCACGGCGTGGGGATGAGCCAGTTCGGCGCCTACGAGCTCGCGCGGGAGGGTCGTTCCGCCGTGAAGATCCTCCGGCACTACTACTCCGGCTCGAAGGTGCCTTACACCTCGACCCCGAAGCGAGTCCGGGTACAGGTGTACGGGCCCGACCCGTACGGATACTCCGGCTACGGCGACTCGGGACGCACGACGATCACGGTGAGCGGGGGCGACTGGCGGGTCCGGGTCCCCGGGAAGGGGACCGTCGCGCAGGGCAGCGGGACCAAGACCCTCAAGGTGCGGATCGGCGCGAAGGGCAACGTCCGGGTCCGGGTGGACGACAGGACCCACGTCGCCCCGAAGGTGCGGATCCAGTGGTCCGGCACGACGTACTGGCGCCCGTCGGGCCGCACGGCGGTGGCCACCGTCGTGGGAACCCACGGCTCGTACAAGAACGGCCGCCTGACGATCCAGGGACGGTCCGGCACCCCGAACATCACCAACGACGTCCTCCTCAACACCGAGTACCTGTACGGCATCGCGGAGATGCCGTCCTCCTGGGGCCTGAACGGCGGGGACCGCGCACTGCGCGCGCAGGCCGTCACGGCCCGGTCGTACGCGCTGTCGAAGATCGCGTCCGTGCGCACGGCCTGCGACTGCCACGTCGTCGACGACGTCCGCGACCAGAACTACGCGGGCTGGCGCAAGGAGGCCGAGGGCACGGGCGGTCGCTACGGTGCCGCGTGGAAGAAGGCGGTGGACGCCACGACCCGGGACACGACCACGGCGCGGGTCCTTCAGGTCGGCGGACGACCCGTGGCCGCGCACTACTTCTCGTCCAGCGGCGGCCGCACCGCGAACTCCGAGGACGTGTGGTCGTCCGCGCTGTCCTACGAGCGCAGCGTCGCCGACCCGTACAGCCTGCGGGCGCCCGGCAACTCGTACCGGTCGTGGACCCGGACGATCACGCAGGCGAAGGCGCGCCAGCTCTTCGGCCTGCAGAACGTCGCGTCGATCAAGGTCACCCGCACGTGGTCGAGCGGTCAGATGCGCACCCTGACGGCCACGCAGCCCGACGGGACGACGGCGACGCTCACCGGCAAGGCGGACCAGATGCGCGCCTGGGTGGGGCGGGCGACCACCCGCGGCAGCCTGCCCGCGGCGTGGGTGTCGCGCATCAGTGGGTGA
- a CDS encoding Trm112 family protein — translation MTENSPWIDPWVRSVLRCPVTGAELVDATGPDGAPELRSTDPERPLAYPVRDGIPVLLESEARPL, via the coding sequence ATGACCGAGAACAGCCCCTGGATCGACCCGTGGGTCCGGTCCGTCCTGCGGTGCCCCGTCACCGGTGCCGAGCTCGTCGACGCCACCGGCCCGGACGGCGCGCCCGAGCTGCGCTCCACGGACCCCGAGCGACCCCTGGCCTACCCGGTGCGTGACGGCATCCCCGTCCTGCTGGAGAGCGAGGCCCGCCCGCTCTGA
- a CDS encoding DUF5719 family protein, which produces MSPLPSPRSRAVRVVLRTVSGVVVVGVLAAVAVGGQVGVERWTGAEAVALEAATRQVAVEPAPVRLVCPPAAALPEGADVGDDQFGATPVATATTLRAAVVGAAGDGSLGALDGGDEDPLTAGPDAAVATAQDGPRTLTVVPVPERPLRAAAATASVTTQGDLRGLAAASCAAPATDRWLVGGDSATGSSALLAVQNPSDGPASVRLDVYGSTGPLPVGGSGAFALEPGAETVVRLDALAPEQERLAVHVRATGARVTASLQTQGIDGLVPAGTDVVTPGAGPTDAVVVTGVVSRGEAPADPHAAELWLLAPDEDGRAAVHVYGPDGRVTLRGAESTELTAGEVTAVPLGGLDAGTYTVVVDADVPVVAGAHAAVPGVLPDDAVVDGTPYDVAWSAAPAVPGPERAATGQVALPAGTDATVVLAGVPAARDTDAAPEGEIEVTVRGVDADGAVAGERRVAVPVGGTVEVPAADVGAVSAVLVDVPASAAGSVPWSVRLTASDGTDTTGTLVATLEPTASGGAAGEVAVRRDDVP; this is translated from the coding sequence ATGAGCCCGCTGCCGTCCCCGCGCTCGCGGGCCGTCCGCGTCGTCCTGCGCACCGTCAGCGGGGTGGTCGTCGTCGGCGTGCTCGCGGCCGTCGCCGTCGGGGGCCAGGTCGGGGTCGAGCGCTGGACCGGGGCGGAGGCCGTCGCGCTGGAGGCCGCGACCCGGCAGGTCGCCGTCGAGCCGGCCCCGGTGCGGCTCGTCTGCCCGCCCGCCGCGGCCCTGCCCGAGGGGGCCGACGTGGGCGACGACCAGTTCGGCGCCACGCCGGTCGCCACCGCCACGACCCTGCGCGCCGCCGTCGTGGGAGCCGCGGGCGACGGGTCTCTCGGAGCCCTCGACGGCGGCGACGAGGACCCGCTGACCGCCGGCCCCGACGCCGCCGTCGCCACCGCGCAGGACGGCCCGCGCACCCTCACGGTCGTGCCGGTGCCCGAACGGCCCCTGCGGGCGGCCGCGGCCACCGCGTCCGTGACGACCCAGGGCGACCTGCGGGGGCTCGCGGCCGCGTCCTGCGCGGCGCCCGCGACCGACCGGTGGCTCGTCGGCGGCGACAGCGCGACGGGGTCCAGCGCGCTGCTGGCGGTGCAGAACCCCAGCGACGGCCCCGCGAGCGTGCGCCTCGACGTGTACGGGTCCACCGGGCCGCTGCCCGTCGGGGGCAGCGGCGCGTTCGCCCTCGAACCCGGCGCCGAGACCGTCGTGCGCCTCGACGCGCTCGCCCCCGAGCAGGAGCGGCTCGCCGTGCACGTGCGCGCCACCGGCGCCCGCGTCACCGCGTCCCTGCAGACCCAGGGCATCGACGGTCTGGTCCCGGCGGGCACCGACGTCGTCACCCCGGGCGCCGGACCGACCGACGCCGTCGTCGTCACCGGCGTCGTGTCCCGGGGGGAGGCGCCGGCGGACCCGCACGCCGCCGAGCTGTGGCTCCTCGCACCCGACGAGGACGGCCGGGCCGCCGTCCACGTCTACGGACCCGACGGACGCGTCACCCTGCGCGGTGCCGAGAGCACGGAGCTGACGGCCGGCGAGGTGACGGCGGTGCCCCTGGGCGGGCTCGACGCCGGGACGTACACGGTGGTGGTCGACGCGGACGTGCCCGTCGTGGCCGGTGCCCACGCGGCCGTGCCCGGCGTGCTGCCCGACGACGCGGTCGTCGACGGCACGCCCTACGACGTCGCCTGGAGCGCCGCGCCGGCCGTGCCCGGCCCGGAGCGTGCGGCGACCGGCCAGGTCGCGCTGCCCGCCGGCACCGACGCGACCGTCGTCCTGGCCGGCGTGCCCGCCGCCCGGGACACCGACGCCGCGCCCGAGGGGGAGATCGAGGTGACGGTGCGCGGCGTCGACGCCGACGGCGCGGTCGCCGGGGAGCGACGGGTCGCCGTGCCCGTGGGCGGCACCGTCGAGGTCCCGGCCGCCGACGTCGGCGCGGTCTCCGCGGTGCTGGTCGACGTGCCCGCGTCCGCCGCCGGGTCCGTCCCGTGGTCGGTCCGCCTCACCGCGTCCGACGGCACGGACACCACCGGCACGCTGGTCGCGACGCTCGAGCCGACGGCGTCCGGGGGAGCGGCGGGCGAGGTCGCCGTGCGCCGCGACGACGTCCCCTGA
- a CDS encoding polysialyltransferase family glycosyltransferase: MTTQIVMASTLFAGACAAAAVDSGLLGTPDRRILLVVNSAPKPELTPALDEIPGARPVLARFDRVEHLTELVEPLHPHSWSLRAADQPMVRRLLRRAWGVDDDEVELVLESVALPPASTLAQVFDDAPVTVLSDGLMTYGPTRTKVPLRTARRVRGLVHLDLVAGLSPVLLSEHGVGTRTIPFDVARKVFTEIAAASTPVEAAVADVEAGTITPARTAVVVGQYLSALGLMSPTEEGKLYARMVGEAADAGMARVVFKPHPSSPPGYVAAMRQVAQLRGVAIDVLRDDRPVEVLYVEQRPGLVLGCFSTALLTAREIFGIPVRSVGTHRVLKRLAPWANSNRIPVAIMDALTRPDTPYTTVERLQGLVDALAYAMQPELVEHLRDRTAEVFADMPRSEMVRYHRRWRVQELGLPWRAAPDRTATEPPPSPPPTAISRARRRLARLRRRIAVEPSGRRPAPPRT; the protein is encoded by the coding sequence ATGACCACGCAGATCGTCATGGCGAGCACGCTCTTCGCGGGTGCCTGCGCTGCGGCCGCCGTGGACAGCGGGCTGCTGGGCACGCCGGACCGCCGCATCCTGCTGGTCGTCAACAGCGCGCCGAAGCCGGAACTCACGCCCGCCCTCGACGAGATTCCCGGCGCCCGGCCCGTGCTGGCGCGGTTCGACCGCGTCGAACACCTCACTGAGCTGGTCGAACCCTTGCACCCGCACTCCTGGTCCCTGCGGGCTGCGGATCAGCCGATGGTCCGTCGCCTGCTGCGCAGGGCGTGGGGAGTCGACGACGACGAGGTCGAGCTGGTGCTCGAGTCGGTCGCGCTACCCCCGGCGTCGACCCTCGCCCAGGTGTTCGACGACGCACCGGTGACGGTCCTCTCGGACGGGCTGATGACCTACGGGCCGACACGGACGAAGGTTCCCCTGCGCACGGCGCGCCGCGTCCGCGGGCTCGTCCACCTCGACCTCGTCGCCGGCCTGAGCCCGGTCCTGCTTTCCGAGCACGGCGTCGGAACCCGCACCATCCCCTTCGACGTGGCGCGCAAGGTGTTCACCGAGATCGCGGCAGCGTCGACGCCCGTCGAGGCGGCGGTCGCCGACGTCGAGGCGGGCACCATCACGCCCGCGCGGACGGCCGTCGTGGTCGGCCAGTACCTGTCGGCGCTCGGACTCATGTCTCCGACGGAGGAGGGGAAGCTGTACGCCAGGATGGTCGGCGAAGCAGCCGACGCCGGGATGGCGCGGGTCGTGTTCAAGCCCCATCCGTCGTCGCCGCCCGGGTACGTGGCGGCGATGCGTCAGGTCGCACAGCTGCGCGGGGTCGCGATCGACGTGCTGCGGGACGACCGCCCCGTGGAGGTGCTCTATGTCGAGCAACGTCCGGGCCTCGTCCTCGGCTGCTTCTCGACGGCGCTGCTGACCGCCCGGGAGATCTTCGGGATCCCGGTGCGCTCCGTCGGCACGCACCGGGTCCTGAAGCGGCTCGCGCCATGGGCCAACAGCAACCGGATCCCGGTGGCGATCATGGATGCGCTGACGCGTCCGGACACGCCGTACACGACGGTCGAACGGCTGCAAGGTCTCGTCGACGCGCTCGCGTACGCCATGCAGCCGGAACTCGTGGAGCACCTTCGCGACCGTACCGCGGAGGTCTTCGCCGACATGCCCCGGTCGGAGATGGTGCGCTACCACCGAAGGTGGCGCGTACAAGAGCTGGGACTGCCCTGGCGTGCCGCACCGGACAGGACCGCCACGGAACCGCCGCCGTCACCTCCGCCCACCGCGATCAGCCGCGCGCGCCGCCGCCTCGCCCGGCTGCGACGTCGGATCGCCGTCGAGCCGAGCGGCCGACGACCCGCGCCACCGCGGACCTGA
- a CDS encoding metallopeptidase family protein, producing the protein MRSEEPDGTPGHLVPLGGGPAGGLPPRGVRRRDRRGRGLRGTLLPPGAPAHRTRAEKFDDAVLAAVDRIERRWPAVGGVEFAVEDVPPSDPAPWEPGGVALGRLFPAEAGQPARIVVYRRPVETRALDADDRDDLVHEVVVEQVAHLLARTPEEIDPEFRGR; encoded by the coding sequence ATGAGGAGCGAGGAGCCGGACGGCACCCCCGGTCACCTGGTGCCGCTCGGCGGGGGCCCGGCGGGCGGGCTGCCGCCCCGCGGGGTGCGGCGACGCGACCGTCGTGGCCGGGGCCTGCGCGGCACGCTGCTGCCGCCGGGAGCGCCCGCCCACCGCACGCGCGCGGAGAAGTTCGACGACGCGGTCCTCGCCGCGGTGGACCGGATCGAGCGCCGCTGGCCCGCGGTCGGCGGCGTCGAGTTCGCCGTCGAGGACGTCCCGCCGTCGGACCCCGCGCCGTGGGAGCCGGGCGGCGTGGCCCTGGGGCGGTTGTTCCCGGCCGAGGCCGGTCAGCCCGCCCGGATCGTCGTCTACCGGCGCCCGGTGGAGACGCGCGCGCTGGACGCCGACGACCGGGACGACCTCGTGCACGAGGTCGTGGTCGAGCAGGTGGCGCACCTGCTGGCGCGCACCCCCGAGGAGATCGACCCGGAGTTCCGCGGTCGCTGA